In Streptomyces erythrochromogenes, the DNA window CATCCGGTCCGGGCGGGGGTCGCAGGCGAACACCGAGCGCAGGGCCACGATGACCTGCTCGGCGGCGGTCAGCACCTTCCGCTGGCCGGCGGTGGATCCCGCGACCCGCAGCGGGAGCAGCGCGGTGCCGAGGCGGTCGTCGGGCAGCGGGGCCCGGGTGACGCCGACGGCGCCGCCGGTCAGCCAGGTGGCCTGCACCGAGCGCCGGCCGGGGTCGCGCAGGGCGGTGGCGAACAGGATCTGCCCGTCCTGCGAGAGCCGTTCGCCGGCGATTCGCAGGGCGGGTTCGGCCTGGACGGCGAGGTCGAGCCGGACCGGCCCGGCGGGGCCGTCGACCGTACAGCCGAGGCGGAACCCGCGCCGCCGCTGCGCGTCGGGGACGGCCCGTTCGGGGATGCGGGCGGCGGGGTCGGGGAAGGCCTCGTCGAGGGTGGCGCCCGCGCCCAGCCCGGCCAGGGCCTCGTAGGCGGCCAGGACCTGGGACTTGCCACTGCCGCTCGGCCCGGCGAAGAGGGTGACGGGCCCGATCGGGAAGGCCGCGCCGCGGTGCCGCCCGAAGGCGGACAGCCGCAGTTCGGTGATCACGGGGCGCGCGTGTCGCTGCGCGGGCTCGGCAGGAGGGGCGCTGCCGCGGCGGGCCGCCTGCGCCGGCACGGCCTCCCGGCCTGCCGCCCCGGCCGGTGCCGCAGGAGCGGCGCCCGCAGCCCGGACCGCGGACACCGCCGCGGCACCGGCCCGCCCGGAGCCGTCCGCGACCCCGCCCCGGGAGGTGGCCGGCCCTGCGGGAGTCTGCGGTGCCCCTGGGGCCGCGACGTCCGTCCCGCCGGGAGCCGGCAGCGCGCCGGGCGCGGGCGCGGACGGCGCGCCGCTCGTGGAACCGGCCGACGGCGCGGGAGGCTTCGGCGGCTCCAGCCCCGGGGCCGCGGGCGTCGCCACGGCCGGGTCCGGCCCGGCGCCGGCTGCCGGGGCGACCGGTGCGCTCCGCGCGGCGGGAGAACCGGCCGCCACCGCGCCCTGCGCCGAAGCCGCGGCGGGGCCCGTGAACAGCGCCGCCGCACCCGTACTCGCGGTGGCTGTGAAAGCCGGGCCGGGGCCAGGCAGCGCCGCTGCCGGATCGGTCCGCACGGCAGGGGCAGGAGCTGCGGAGGCGGCCGGCCCGCCGGGCGGCGCGGGCATGGCCGGGGCCAAGGCCTGGGCCGAGGCCTGGACCGGGGCTTGGGCCTGGGCCTGGACCGGAGCTTGGGCCGGGACCGAGGCCGGGGCCGAAGCCTGGGCCTCGGTCGGTCGCGGGTCGGCGGAGGGCCCGCCGGGCGGTCCGGTCTCGGGGGAATCGGTACGGGCGTCGCCTAACGCGACGTCGGTGGCGTCCATGCGGCGGACGGTACGGGCCGCCGGGCCCCCCGCGGCCCCGGCGAACCGTTCCTTCGTACGAACCTTCCTACGATCGGGGGACGGCCGCGGCCGCGATCCCCTCGACCTCGGTCCCCACGGGCGCGAGCAGGAAGACGTTCCGGTCCACCCGGTGCATCCCGCTGCCCAGCCCGAAGACCACCCCGCTGCTGAAGTCGAGGATCCGCTTGGCCACTTCGCTGTCCGCGCCGGTGAGGTCGAGCAGGACCGGGATCTGCGCGATCAGGTACTCGGCCACCTCCCGCGCGTCCGCGAAGATCTGGACTCTGATCACCACGAAGCGCCGCTGCTCCGCCGCCGTCGCCCCGGGCGACTTGGGAATCGTGCGGTGGTCCACCCGGGAGGGCCATTCGTTGCGACTGCGCAGGGGTACCACCTGCGCGAGCCCCTCCCACTGTTCGTCGGTGACGTCATACCTGCTCACCGGGCCGCCTCGGCCGCGCGCTTCTTGTGCATCCCCCCATCCTCTCGTGTTTCACCCGTTCAGCCCAACAACGACACGAACCGTGCCGGGTACTCTCCGGGACCAAGATGGGTTAGGTTAGGCATACCTAACCCACACGGACGATGGAGAGATCCGCATGCGCCTGTTCGGTGACCCCGCAACCTCGGCCGCCCTGCCCACCGCAGCCGAGCGGATCCGGTCGATCCTGGCCGCCGCCCACTCCATGACGGTGATCACCGACCGGCTGCGCTCCGAAGTCCGCCACCTCGACGGCGGCGACCCCATGGGCCGGCTGCACCTGCACCCCGCCGAGCCCGGCGGCCACGCCGAGCACCGGCCCGCGATCCGGCTGGAGTTCACCGACGTCGCACCCACCCCCGTACGGGACCGCGTGCGCGCCCGCGTCACCGTGCTGGGCCGGCTGCTCACCCCCTACTCGGACCTGTCCGCCGGGTCCGGCGCCGAGTCCACCTGCATGGAGTTCGAGCGGGCCGAGCTCGAGACCGCCGAGGGCATCGCGTACGTCGGCCTGGAGGAGCTGGACGAGGCCGGCCCCGACCCGCTCGCCGCCCACGAGGCGGGCATGCTCACGCACCTCCTCGACGACCACCACGACCTCGTCACGCTGCTGCTGCGCCTGGTCCAGCCGCAGCCCACCGCCGCGGTCGTGCGCGCCCTGCCGCTGGCCATGGACCGCTACGGGATCACCCTGCGGCTGGAGGAGCGGCGCGGCCACCGCGACGTGCGGCTGCCCTTCCCCTCGCCCCTCGACGACGTCGAGCAGTCGGGCGCGCAGATCCAGGCGCTGTTCAGCGCGGCGCGCAGGCGCTCGCACCGCAACACGCTTCCGGCCTGAGCGGTCCGGAATACCCCGGGCGGGGGCCGCGTTGGGGACGATCATGAAGGCCATC includes these proteins:
- a CDS encoding AAA family ATPase; its protein translation is MPAQAARRGSAPPAEPAQRHARPVITELRLSAFGRHRGAAFPIGPVTLFAGPSGSGKSQVLAAYEALAGLGAGATLDEAFPDPAARIPERAVPDAQRRRGFRLGCTVDGPAGPVRLDLAVQAEPALRIAGERLSQDGQILFATALRDPGRRSVQATWLTGGAVGVTRAPLPDDRLGTALLPLRVAGSTAGQRKVLTAAEQVIVALRSVFACDPRPDRMRAPVPQGEGRLLGDCANLADVLRRTRHECGTRHALLAEAARTGCAGPVAALDVRAPDGGTVTAVLDRGPGRPATELARLGAGELRFLALALVLLTGPGVLDMDPAAELLSAQQALTVLADGLDRGLDGGQSAELLRLALLSCGRGHVRLVAAVGEGTAAAARRLEGVSVVDLSS
- a CDS encoding cell division protein SepF, with translation MSRYDVTDEQWEGLAQVVPLRSRNEWPSRVDHRTIPKSPGATAAEQRRFVVIRVQIFADAREVAEYLIAQIPVLLDLTGADSEVAKRILDFSSGVVFGLGSGMHRVDRNVFLLAPVGTEVEGIAAAAVPRS
- a CDS encoding DUF2470 domain-containing protein; protein product: MRLFGDPATSAALPTAAERIRSILAAAHSMTVITDRLRSEVRHLDGGDPMGRLHLHPAEPGGHAEHRPAIRLEFTDVAPTPVRDRVRARVTVLGRLLTPYSDLSAGSGAESTCMEFERAELETAEGIAYVGLEELDEAGPDPLAAHEAGMLTHLLDDHHDLVTLLLRLVQPQPTAAVVRALPLAMDRYGITLRLEERRGHRDVRLPFPSPLDDVEQSGAQIQALFSAARRRSHRNTLPA